Part of the Ornithodoros turicata isolate Travis chromosome 6, ASM3712646v1, whole genome shotgun sequence genome, TACAGCCAGGTTGCCAGGCCGTGTTCCATCACAACATGACTTTCAAACGACTCGCAAAAATACTACCTTTAGGATGGAGTCGAGCAACAACGTGGCCACAGATTTCATATCTCCATCCAGCTCAAAGAGCACCTCTGCTGCGTACTCTCTGTTTGCAAAACATAGGATAGAAATAAATCAGTTACTCATCCTGCTTCGTACCAAAAAGTATTTGATGAGGAACTACAAGGACGTACCTCAATGTTCCCGGAACGGTAACCACCATGTCCCCATCCAGCGGAAACTCCACTTCGGGTGGTGGCTTCGGGGGCTCCTGATAACAAAAAACAGTTCTTCATCTACGAAGTATACACTTAGGAGCCTTGTATCTTGGGGTCGAACTTGGTCAAACCCATTTTTGCAAACAATGAGAATTGGCAAAGGTACAGAAAAGGAGCTTCCTTGCTACTTCCTGTGTTCTCGAAGGTCCTCTCTACATACACACATCTAGCAAAACAAAAACTATGTGACAAAAAGCCCGCATGGGGCAACTTACATGGCCCGCTGACTCCCCTTGACTGCGACACAGTCCCCAGATCTGAAGCTGCTGACCTCTCTGCATTGTTGTCACAAAGCAAGTTCGAGCTGGAAAAAGTACGCGGAGGGTACCTTTTACCAATCATGTACCTGACAGAGTTCAGTCTAGTTTTCTTTGCGCACTGAAAAGTTACAGAAGGCTAGAAAAGCGTGCTGTACAGGTAATTGTGTCTGCTGTCGAGACTAGCCATTTCTTTCTGGGTTCGAGAGTTTGGGGGTCACAGAGACTTGTCGTTTTTTGCACCAGTTTCTCCCTGGTTTCAATGCCGACATCTTGCGTGACCTCAAGCTCGGCTTTTGACCTTAATGTGCCTGTCACACAAAGCAAATACTCTTGAACTTTGTCCATTTCTTTGTATTCTTCCAAGGGAATGTGTATCTCAAACCGTCCACATCCACAGCAGATTAGATGCTAAAGGGTCTACCTTACCTTTGATGTCTTCCAAGACAggttccttcagctgttctgcaaaTTGATTGAACCGTGTAAATGCCACTTTCGAGTTTTGTCCTTTCGCTTCTCAAATTGAAACTACAAAAGATGTTCCGCCAACTTTTAGACGCAGCTTGTCACACAGACTCATGTATCCAAGACAATTAGGCTGTGACAAAGACAGAGTCAATATCTTTTGCGAATCAGACGGGTAAACTAATGTGACATTTTTAATTATCAGTTTCCAAACTGCTAATCAGTAATCATTTCACTGATATTCCAAGCACCAATGTTTattagttttttttgtttgtcaaCTGGGCGATAATCTGAAGAGCATCATTCTGCGAATACTAATACAAAAAAAAGATAGTACGTATTATGTTTAAAACCTGTTTTCAATGTAATTATTAGCCCTCCATGCACTTTTACAGCTCAAAATGTTTGTTACTTTGTTTTTTTGCAGCGCACTCGATGGTTTTGAGCCAACGTACCTTGTAGAACGTCTTCTAATCTACATCGCCGTCTCCCTGGTCCCTGAACTGAAGCCTCACTAAGTTCGCTTTCTATCCTCCTGTAAGAAAAACAATCTGATGAGATaacggaaaaaagaaaagtcagtATCATCCACCCACCTGTGGATAGCTGATCCACCGAGAGGAAGAGCTTGCCATGCGCTCAATATACAAACCCCTTCAAATACGTGCACAATCTATTGTTAAGGAATGACACGTAAATGGCTCGctgaagcgaaaaaaaaaaagcacctcACATCAAAAAAGTCAAAATTTCTTGGATTTGAGAAAGCTTCTACCAATAAATAGTTTGACAACCTCCACTTTCAAGTCTTCCCATGTCCCTGGGATGAGCGGCGtagtcagaaaaatattttgggaggggctccatggggactttacatgggggagcaGGAGTTCCTTCCTTGTTTCCCTCTCTCAAGTGCATAATCAAAGGTACAATTTTGAGCGGGGTTTAACCCCCCCCCATTTCTGGCTACTCCAGTGCCTGGAGTATATCTTCAGGCGCAAGGTATGGTACTACTGTTCTGTAACCATAACACTGTAAATTTTTAGTTACGCCTCAGTTTGTTACACAAACAGGATATGGGAAGGCATATGCTTTCGAAGTAGCCACAATCCAAGACAAGGGCACTGTTGATCCCAAGAGTGTACAATGCCATCAGGTGAGAAGGAACAAATACGACACCTGGCACCTGCAAAGTGTGCGAGTGTATAATTTATGTTCGTGGTCGCTTGCGCTATTGAGCAGTAGCAAGAACCAACCTCGAAATGCTCAAGAAGAACCTGCGCAATCGTGTTGCGGAACAGTGTCGGACATAAAACAGACTCCACAATGACGACCTGACGATCCTTTGGACTGACTGCAAGATATCTGTGTGAAAGGTTGACGATTACAGGTGAGGACGTTTTTGTAGTGAGCACTGCAAAATGTATCTGTTTTGCTGTGTCACTTACTTGAAGTATAAAATGTACATAAACTCTTTCAAGGTCGTGAACAGGTCGTCAGCTCCAACGTAGTTCCATATGTTGTGACCCTGGACGCAGAAGAGGTTTTTGTTAATTCTCGCAGCCCTTCATGCTTCTGTGACAATGTACTCAGGCGTATTATTTCTGCTACTTGCCAGATCGCTGTCGGAGATCGGGATTGTGCTTGGTATAATTATCCTTGGACTTTGTTCTCGTGCAAAGCCACACCTGAAATCGTGAAGAAATTATATTCGCAGCTGTCCCACTAAAAACAAGCGTCTCATTTTCTTAATCACAGGAGCAGTTGAATTAGTCACCCGTTCAGTTACAGATAATCAAACACTGTCACAAAGAAAAGGGGCATTGAAGTACTGGGTATTATGTGAGATATTATTAAATTGTAATTTAATTCGCAGCCCCTCCATCGCAACGCAAGTGTGTGGAGACTTCTCGACAAATTCGTCAAAGATCCTACTATCTGCACATATATGTCATTTTTACTTTGTGTAAGCTCGCCCGAGGTCCAAGATTACGGAATTCTTCTCTGCCGCAAAGCTGATGCCTTCGTACAGCGGCATTTTTCAGGCACAAAAGTTGTGTACTTCGGGTATCATAACATCCTTTCACGGCACAGCCACAGATGAATTCTATTTTAGTTCTACGAAATAGGTCTAGGTGTCGCCACACAGTATGATTTACAGCGTCATCTGTCGCTTTCTCGGGtactttgttttgtttattttgcaGTTTGGTAAAAGTTCCTGTTTTGTGTACCAAATACTTGTCACTGATGTGTCCGAACGTGTTGCTTCGAGCGTCGTTCGTTTTTCGCTTATGGTGAAGATAAACGAGGAAATGAAACCACGGTagctttagcagacgacataaaAAAACGCTTGGAACGTAACTCTCATAAGATAAaaggtggaagtcactgaaaacgttagccagctgtagggcttgaacccacatcttctgcatCTCTTAAGACGACGATGAAGGCACGTAATATTTGCCATGCATGCGGGTCAACAACCATAACAACTGATCGAACAGGACGTGCGAACACGAGAAGTAGAAGTTCTAAGTTGACGAAGTTCATGACGAGCCTATGCTCACACCATGTTTTTCTCAATCATCTCCTACATATCATCCACTCAGCCAGTTTTTCATAGTGTGCTAAATCCTCGCGCTTAAATCACAAACTGCCAGTAAGCGCCAGttttgacgaagaagaagaggaagtgtTCCGCGTGGAAAAACGCCTGCAAGGCACGTGCGCGTGCATTGcttgcctgtttttttttttttgtttcactaGTTTCACGTTCTTGTCGCATACAAAGCGACAAAACGTAATCGCCTCCGTCTTCGGCAGCCATGGCTACTACGAACAGCTGTCAACGTTTGAAAGATATCTTACAGGGAAAGACCATAAATCCTCGAAGGCCCAAATCCGACTCCAGTAATATTGGTAACCTAGAACACAAGCTACCAGCACTTACAACCACAGTTCAACAGCTCCCAACAGAAATTTTTCCCAACAAAAACTCTACTAAGGCTAAAGTGCTTCGCCTGAGGAACATTTTACACAAGGGTGACGAAGTCAGTGATTTGATACAGAAACCTGCAACGCAGGTGACAAGTCCACCAGTAGCTTCACGTGAACCACAACCTAGTCCTGACGCTCAACCACAGACGGATCCGCTGCTATCAAGGCCTAATACACCTGACGTGCACGTGACAAATTGTGAACCAGAAGAGAACAAACCCATCCGGTCACCCACGGTCGACAGACTGAAACGGATTTTAGCAAAGAAAGGAACTCCACGGGTCTGCAAGTCGCACGACGTAGAAGCAACCACCGAGAAAGTCTGCAACGAAAATGTTGCATCCGGCGATAGCAGCAGCGGAACTATGGGAAACTGCGAGACCCTCGACGTTGGATCTGCCGCCGAGGTAGTTGTCAGCGAAAAGGTGGATCCCACATCCTGTGTGGAAGGAGCAACGAGGTCCGACAAGCGAAAGCGAGCGTCGAAATTACGTGTCACCTTCAGTGAAACCACGTCCATTATTCCAACGTCTGGCAGCAGCACGCCAGAGGTCAGTATAGTACCTAACCTGTTTCAAAGCAAAACACATACGTGGAGGGTCATAAAAGTTGCATAGGTCATGCAAGTGTAACGTAAGCAGACCATTTTTTAGGGTGGAACCAGTTTCCACCCCCTACCTGCACCATTGTGCAACCAAACTCACCGAAGTGCAGGTCCAGCCGTGCAAAAAGACACTGGACAATCCCAAGTGCTCCGCACTAAGCACTGTAGCACAGCATTCCATTTGCGTATAAAGTGGGAGAGGAGATTTTTTTCTTCATAATCTTTTTCACCTGAAATTCTGCGATTTCAACGACGTTGCCCCAATGTTTCACCCCATTTCACAGCTCCCGAAATAAAACCAAACTTTTAcgctcccccctccccccccaaaaaaaaagtatttggcCTCCATATTTTCCCGTGCGTGACACAAAAGGTGGTGAAGCACATttattaacgatgaaagatgaaagtcactgaaaaggttagccagctgtaggactctaacccacatcttctggattgccggtccagggctctaccaattgagctaagctaacacgccttctcagcgacttcctgGGTGCGTTATCTGAAGGGACacaccagccactctctctcactcatcctcctttcactcatacatttttgctcactctcacacacagtcttaaaaatgaacttcaccgcatagcaggctcctagccaaccatcacctcgaatgatatcgttatctgccctgatttgttggaaaacgggggcgtacgcctttttcgtgacaattatgaacagcataagtgtcacaaaaaaggcgtacgccccccattttcaacaaatcagggcagataacgatatcattcgagatgatagttggtcaggagcctgctatgcggtgaagttcatttttaagagtgcacattcatacgacgggatcgacgcaggcggcaactgat contains:
- the LOC135397142 gene encoding actin-related protein 10-like, with product MPLYEGISFAAEKNSVILDLGRAYTKCGFAREQSPRIIIPSTIPISDSDLGHNIWNYVGADDLFTTLKEFMYILYFKYLAVSPKDRQVVIVESVLCPTLFRNTIAQVLLEHFEVPGVVFVPSHLMALYTLGINSALVLDCGYFESICLPVFEGVCILSAWQALPLGGSAIHRRIESELSEASVQGPGRRRCRLEDVLQEQLKEPVLEDIKARTCFVTTMQRGQQLQIWGLCRSQGESAGHEPPKPPPEVEFPLDGDMVVTVPGTLREYAAEVLFELDGDMKSVATLLLDSILKAPMDARKKLAENIVVMGGTAMLPGFRHRLLNELHQLVKDPDYKRRMKISVFKFHNPPCKENYTAWLGASIYGSTDALNLQCITKDKFQENGKHIPDWSDQMWQKMSVSKSSKSA
- the LOC135397141 gene encoding uncharacterized protein LOC135397141 → MATTNSCQRLKDILQGKTINPRRPKSDSSNIGNLEHKLPALTTTVQQLPTEIFPNKNSTKAKVLRLRNILHKGDEVSDLIQKPATQVTSPPVASREPQPSPDAQPQTDPLLSRPNTPDVHVTNCEPEENKPIRSPTVDRLKRILAKKGTPRVCKSHDVEATTEKVCNENVASGDSSSGTMGNCETLDVGSAAEVVVSEKVDPTSCVEGATRSDKRKRASKLRVTFSETTSIIPTSGSSTPEPQDVPSQRQQRKIAKRHLPQSTRTDVVVVGVRSNFIYVQETSMLRELVNTMQALQSAIPDEPQVPGVPEPHTYVAALRPEDGTWYRARVERERGAAVEVFYVDYGNKGTVGTENLRSLPAPFLDVPAFAMSVRPQGVDEVDAGIIAYLRGQVFVAEVVECVEKQRVVRLYEKESGQCINELLKDLIEILKENLE